One Urocitellus parryii isolate mUroPar1 chromosome 9, mUroPar1.hap1, whole genome shotgun sequence DNA segment encodes these proteins:
- the C9H16orf90 gene encoding uncharacterized protein C16orf90 homolog produces MQPAGQCESHWLGRLLAGGYLPQPEGSAWPLDLPQGTLGPGNNHCSALLEAQLPRDSLGDTASSSSMDPAKGAPAQPGPPEGLGLRPKRSWGALEEAMCPLCKRTRSGPLERP; encoded by the exons ATGCAGCCTGCTGGCCAGTGCGAGAGCCACTGGCTGGGCCGGCTTCTGGCTGGGGGGTACCTACCACAGCCTGAGGGCTCAGCCTGGCCCTTGGACCTTCCACAGGGGACTCTGGGCCCAGGTAACAACCACTGCTCAGCCCTTCTGGAAGCCCAACTACCCAGGGACAGCCTGGGAGATACAG cttccAGTTCCAGCATGGACCCAGCCAAGGGTGCCCCTGCCCAGCCAGGTCCCCCTGAGGGCTTGGGGCTCAGGCCCAAGAGGTCCTGGGGAGCCTTGGAGGAGGCCATGTGTCCCTTGTGCAAGAGAACCCGCTCTGGGCCCTTGGAGAGGCCATAG